Genomic window (Streptomyces cadmiisoli):
CCGGTGAGGTCGTCACCATCGGCGTCGGTGACGTGCAGACCATCGCGATGTCGCTGACCGTGGTCGGCCCCGGAGTGGGCGCGGTCGTCACCTACGCCGTGGTCGCCGGGCTGCTGCTGCCGGTGTCGCCGCTGCTGGCCGCGGTGGTGCTGCTGGGCGTGCCGGTGACCGGGGTCCTGGTCGGGCCGCTGATGGGGCGGCTGCAGGATGCCGAGACGGTCTACCGGGAGCGGCAGGGCGTGCTGACCGCGCGGATCGGCGATCTGGCCGGCGGGCTGCGGGTGCTGGGCGGACTCGGCGGCAAGGAGCGGGTCGGCGAGGCCTTCCGCCGCGACTCGCGCCGGCTGCTGGCCGAGGGGTACCGGGTCGGGGAGGTGACCAGCTGGATCCAGTCGCTGGGCTTCGGACTGCCCACCCTGTTCCTCGCCCTGGTGACCTGGCCGGCGGCCCGGCTGGTGGCCCAGGGGGACATCACCGTGGGCGAGTTGGTGTCCGTGTACGGGTTCGTGGCGGTGCTGGTCGTACCGGTCGCGTACGTCCTGGAGTTCGCCCACCAGATCAGCCGGGGCCTGGTCTCGGCGCGGCGGGTCGTGGGGTTCCTGCGGCTGGAGCCGCTGGAGGCCGACGGCATCCACGACGCACCGGCCGAGCCGGCGGTGCTGCACGACCCGGTCTCCGGGGTGCGCGTGCCGCCGGGCCGGCTGACCGCGCTGGCCTGCGCCCGGCCGGCCGACGCCGGGGCGGTCGTCGACCGGCTCGGCCGGTATCTGCCGTCCGAGGCCACCTGGGGCGGGCGGCGGCTCGACGAGATCGCGCTGCCGCAGGTCCGGCGGCGGATCCTGGTCGCCGACCACGAGGCCGACCTGTTCGCGGGCACCCTGCGCGAGGTGGTGTGCGGGCGGTCCGGACCGGACGGCCGGGACGACGCGGCGATCGCCGCCGCCGTGCGCACGGCCGCCGCCGACGACATCGTGCGCGGCCTGCCGGACGGGCTCGACTCGCGGATCGACGCGCAGGGCCGCAACCTCTCCGGCGGCCAGCGGCAGCGCGTGCGGCTGGTACGAGCGCTGCTGGCCGACCCCGAGGTGCTGCTCGCGGTGGAACCGACGTCCGCCCTCGACGCGCACACCGAGGCCGCGGTGGCCGAGCGGCTGCGGGCGGCACGCGCGGGCCGCACCACCCTCGTGACCAGTACGTCCCCGCTGGTGCTGGACCGGGCGGACCTCGTCCACCACCTGGTCGACGGCAAGGTCGCCGCCGTGGGCACGCACCGGGAACTGCTGGCCCGCGAACCCGGCTACCGCGCACTGGTGACCCGCGACGCACCCCCGGAACCGGACACCGAAACCGGACCGGAGGCCACGCCCCACCCCGCGCCGGACGGCGGACCCGGTCCGGACGCGGCGGACGGGTCCGATGTCCGGGCCGGTGCCGAGGAGGCCGTTCGATGACTGCGCCGGATTCCGGGACCGAGGGCCGGGGCCGGTTGCCGCTCGCCGGTCCCGCCGAGGTGCGGCGGGCGATCGTACGGCTCCTGCGGGGCGACGGCCGGGCCTTCGCCGTCGTCCTCGCCCTCAACACGGTGGCCGCCGGGGCCGGTCTCGTCGGACCCTGGCTGCTGGGCCGGATCGTCGACGAGGTCCGGGCCGGTGCCGGAGTCGACGTCGTCGACCGGCTGGCGCTCACCATCGTGCTGTGCGCGGCGGCGCAACTGGTGCTGTCCCGCTGGGCGCGCCGTGCGGGGCACCGGTTCGGCGAGCGCATGCTGGCCACCGTCCGGGAGGAGTTCGTCGCACGGACGCTGTCCCTGCCCGCGTCGGTGGTGGAGCGGGCCGGGACGGGCGACCTGACGGCCCGCGGCACCGCCGACGTGGCGACCGTGGGCACCACCCTGCGGGACGCGGCCCCCGAACTGCTCATCGCCTCCCTCCAGGCGCTGTTCCTGCTCGGCGCCGTGGTCGCGGTGGACCCGCTGCTCGGCGGCTGCGCCCTGCTGGGCCTGGTCGGCGTCTGGTTGCCGCTGCGCTGGTACCTGCGCCGGGCGCGCACCGCGTACCTCGCCGAGGGGGCGGCCACCTCCGACGTCGCCGAGGTCCTCGCGGCCACCGCGGCCGGGGCCCGTACGGTGGAGGCGTTCGGGTTGCGGCGGCGGCGGACCGCCGCGAGCCGGGACGCGCTCGAGACGGCGCGCCGCA
Coding sequences:
- a CDS encoding ABC transporter transmembrane domain-containing protein, with translation MIDAYEEPGAPDTRGGGRYLWWLVRRQPGRAAAGSLLGCLSLVTPALVPYLLSRAIDDGLAPGDRAVLIGWAAAVLVAGALTAWLNIMRHRIMTRLRMDAHFRTVKVVVGQTVRLGASLPRQVAAGEVVTIGVGDVQTIAMSLTVVGPGVGAVVTYAVVAGLLLPVSPLLAAVVLLGVPVTGVLVGPLMGRLQDAETVYRERQGVLTARIGDLAGGLRVLGGLGGKERVGEAFRRDSRRLLAEGYRVGEVTSWIQSLGFGLPTLFLALVTWPAARLVAQGDITVGELVSVYGFVAVLVVPVAYVLEFAHQISRGLVSARRVVGFLRLEPLEADGIHDAPAEPAVLHDPVSGVRVPPGRLTALACARPADAGAVVDRLGRYLPSEATWGGRRLDEIALPQVRRRILVADHEADLFAGTLREVVCGRSGPDGRDDAAIAAAVRTAAADDIVRGLPDGLDSRIDAQGRNLSGGQRQRVRLVRALLADPEVLLAVEPTSALDAHTEAAVAERLRAARAGRTTLVTSTSPLVLDRADLVHHLVDGKVAAVGTHRELLAREPGYRALVTRDAPPEPDTETGPEATPHPAPDGGPGPDAADGSDVRAGAEEAVR